A portion of the Nitrospirota bacterium genome contains these proteins:
- the ftsW gene encoding putative lipid II flippase FtsW: MVFSASGVVAGNRFHDSIYYLKRQLAWLAFGFLLLQVASRTDYTVWRKLALPILAVVTFSLILVLIPGVGVVAKGARRWIRLGPVSVQPAEMVKLAVVLYLASYLTRKEARLTEFAAGFLPPLVVVGVLAGLVVLQPDLGTVVVIGLVTLGLLFLAGAGLSHLSLVLLSALPLVGFLIWKSPYRLQRLMTFLDPEKDPTGAGFQVNQSFLAFGSGGLFGVGLGEGKQKLFFLPEAHTDFVLALVGEELGLVGAGAIIILYAVLVLRGFQIATRAREPFGRHLALGITLLLGVQALINAGVVTGMLPTKGLTLPLVSYGGSSLLVNLLAIGILLSVSRDRQGGWQAQGYGAGFARR; encoded by the coding sequence ATGGTGTTCAGCGCCAGCGGGGTGGTCGCGGGCAATCGCTTCCACGACTCCATCTATTACCTCAAGCGGCAACTGGCCTGGCTGGCTTTCGGATTCCTGCTGCTCCAGGTGGCCTCGCGCACGGACTACACGGTCTGGCGCAAGCTGGCCCTGCCGATCCTGGCCGTGGTGACGTTCTCGTTGATTCTGGTGCTGATCCCCGGCGTGGGCGTGGTGGCCAAGGGTGCGCGGCGCTGGATCCGCCTCGGGCCCGTCTCGGTGCAGCCGGCCGAGATGGTCAAGCTGGCGGTGGTGCTTTACCTGGCCTCCTACCTGACCAGGAAGGAGGCGCGGCTGACGGAATTCGCCGCCGGCTTCCTGCCCCCGCTGGTGGTCGTCGGGGTGCTGGCCGGGCTGGTGGTGCTGCAGCCGGACCTGGGCACGGTGGTGGTGATCGGCCTGGTGACGCTGGGGCTCCTGTTCCTGGCCGGCGCCGGGCTCAGCCACCTCTCGCTGGTGCTGTTGAGCGCCCTGCCCCTGGTGGGATTCCTGATCTGGAAGTCGCCGTACCGGCTGCAGCGGCTGATGACGTTTTTGGACCCGGAGAAGGACCCGACCGGCGCCGGCTTCCAGGTGAACCAGTCGTTCCTGGCCTTCGGCAGCGGAGGCCTGTTCGGCGTCGGGCTGGGCGAGGGGAAGCAGAAGCTCTTTTTCCTGCCCGAGGCCCACACGGACTTCGTGCTGGCGCTGGTGGGGGAGGAATTGGGGCTGGTCGGCGCGGGCGCGATCATCATCCTGTACGCGGTGCTCGTCCTGCGGGGATTTCAGATCGCCACCAGGGCGCGGGAGCCCTTCGGCCGTCACCTGGCTCTGGGGATCACGCTGCTGCTCGGCGTCCAGGCCCTGATCAACGCGGGCGTGGTGACCGGGATGTTGCCGACCAAGGGGCTGACCCTGCCGCTCGTCAGCTACGGCGGCTCCTCGCTGCTCGTGAACCTGCTGGCGATCGGCATCCTGTTGAGCGTCTCGCGGGATCGCCAGGGGGGCTGGCAGGCCCAAGGGTACGGCGCCGGGTTCGCGCGGCGATGA
- the murG gene encoding undecaprenyldiphospho-muramoylpentapeptide beta-N-acetylglucosaminyltransferase, producing the protein MTIVIAAGGTGGHLYPAVALAREFLRQDPASRIVFVGTPRGLETKVLAHEGFELVMVAAQPVMGRGAWRASAALLTVPLGIWQAARLLRARNADLAIGIGGYTSPPLLLAAFLLGVPRVILEPNAYPGLANKLLGPIANLVFLAFEAAGPHFARAKVRASGTPIRREFYEDGATGHETRGASGSEPPRPAPRASGPQGRKTLLVFGGSQGASAINRAMVEALPHLRAVGAEPAIVHQTGEADRASVAAAYEAAGVRAEVVPFLFEMPDALRAADLVVARAGAVTLAELAACGKPAVLIPLPTAIYGHQEKNARVLEQAGAAVVLLQNELTGERLARTVATLLSDEARLRTMGERSRALGRTDAAELIVRECRTLVGGRHDTNRPVGAAGARS; encoded by the coding sequence ATGACGATCGTGATCGCGGCCGGAGGCACCGGCGGGCACCTGTACCCCGCGGTCGCGCTGGCGCGGGAGTTTCTGCGGCAGGACCCGGCGAGCCGCATCGTCTTCGTCGGGACGCCGCGCGGGCTCGAGACGAAGGTGCTGGCGCATGAGGGATTCGAACTCGTGATGGTCGCGGCCCAGCCGGTCATGGGACGGGGAGCGTGGAGAGCGTCGGCCGCGCTGCTCACGGTGCCGCTGGGGATCTGGCAGGCGGCCCGGCTGCTCCGGGCCAGGAACGCCGACTTGGCGATCGGCATCGGGGGCTACACCAGCCCGCCCCTGCTGCTGGCGGCCTTCCTGCTGGGGGTGCCGCGGGTGATTCTGGAGCCGAACGCCTATCCGGGCCTGGCCAACAAGCTGCTGGGGCCGATCGCGAACCTGGTGTTCCTGGCCTTCGAGGCGGCGGGCCCCCATTTCGCCCGGGCCAAGGTCCGGGCGTCGGGCACGCCGATCCGACGCGAGTTCTACGAAGACGGGGCCACGGGGCATGAGACGCGAGGCGCGAGCGGTTCCGAACCCCCTCGCCCCGCGCCGCGTGCCTCGGGCCCGCAGGGTCGAAAGACCCTGCTGGTCTTCGGCGGGAGCCAGGGAGCCAGCGCGATCAACCGGGCGATGGTCGAGGCCCTGCCGCACCTGCGCGCGGTCGGCGCGGAGCCGGCGATCGTCCATCAGACCGGGGAGGCGGACCGGGCGTCCGTCGCCGCCGCCTATGAGGCGGCCGGAGTCCGGGCCGAGGTGGTCCCGTTCCTGTTCGAGATGCCCGACGCGTTGCGCGCGGCGGACCTCGTGGTGGCGCGGGCCGGCGCCGTGACGCTGGCGGAACTGGCGGCCTGCGGCAAGCCGGCGGTGTTGATCCCGCTGCCGACCGCGATCTATGGGCACCAGGAGAAAAACGCGCGGGTCCTGGAACAGGCGGGGGCGGCAGTGGTGCTGTTGCAAAACGAACTGACCGGCGAACGGCTGGCCCGGACCGTCGCGACGTTGTTGTCCGACGAGGCCCGCCTCCGGACGATGGGCGAGCGGAGCCGGGCGCTGGGAAGGACCGATGCGGCGGAGCTGATCGTGCGCGAATGTCGAACACTCGTGGGAGGACGGCATGACACCAACAGGCCTGTTGGAGCGGCGGGAGCGCGATCGTGA
- the murC gene encoding UDP-N-acetylmuramate--L-alanine ligase, producing the protein MFRKIQHIHLVGIGGAGMSGIAEVLLTLGYKVTGSDLQASETTRRLEELGGRIFIGHQEANVGEAQVVVVSSAVSVQNPEVAAAKAKHIPVIPRAEMLAELMRLKYGIAIAGAHGKTTTTSMVASVLAQGGLDPTIVIGGKVNALGSHARLGRGDLLVAEADESDGSFLKLSPSIVAVTNIDREHLDYYKTMDRLQEGFLEFINRVPFYGLAVLCLDDGHLRALLPRVVKRYQTYGLQPQPGSPPPDFRADNVRLNKWESEFRAYFREKSLGPFRLSVPGIHNVANALAAIAIGLELDVPIDLIRKGLASFAGVERRFQLRGERNDVMVVDDYGHHPTEIRATLSAAKRGWDRRLVVLFQPHRYTRTRDLLEEFARSFDLADLLFVTEIYAASESPIPGVTGEKLAEAVRATGHRSVEWVEGKDQLVERVLPHLRPGDLVLTLGAGDVWKAGPQILERL; encoded by the coding sequence ATGTTCAGGAAGATCCAGCATATCCATCTGGTCGGGATCGGCGGGGCCGGCATGAGCGGCATCGCGGAGGTGCTGCTGACGCTGGGCTACAAGGTCACCGGCTCGGACCTCCAGGCTTCGGAGACCACGAGGCGTCTGGAGGAGCTGGGCGGCCGGATCTTCATCGGGCATCAGGAGGCCAACGTCGGCGAGGCGCAAGTGGTGGTCGTCTCCTCGGCCGTGTCGGTCCAGAACCCCGAAGTGGCGGCGGCCAAGGCCAAGCACATCCCGGTCATCCCCCGGGCGGAGATGCTGGCGGAACTGATGCGGCTGAAGTACGGGATCGCCATCGCCGGCGCGCACGGCAAGACGACGACGACCTCCATGGTGGCGTCGGTCCTGGCCCAGGGCGGCCTCGACCCCACGATCGTGATCGGCGGCAAGGTCAACGCGCTCGGGAGCCACGCGAGGCTGGGGCGCGGCGATCTCCTGGTCGCGGAGGCGGACGAGAGCGACGGCTCCTTCCTCAAGCTCTCCCCCTCCATCGTGGCCGTGACCAACATCGACCGGGAGCACCTGGACTACTACAAGACCATGGACCGGCTGCAGGAGGGCTTCCTGGAGTTCATCAACCGGGTGCCCTTCTACGGGCTGGCGGTCCTCTGCTTGGACGACGGGCACCTCCGGGCCCTGCTCCCGCGGGTCGTGAAGCGGTACCAGACCTACGGACTCCAGCCTCAGCCCGGCTCGCCGCCGCCCGATTTCCGCGCGGACAACGTCAGACTCAACAAGTGGGAGTCGGAGTTCCGGGCCTACTTTCGCGAGAAGAGCCTGGGGCCCTTTCGTCTCTCGGTCCCCGGCATCCACAACGTGGCCAACGCGCTGGCCGCGATCGCGATCGGGCTGGAGCTGGACGTGCCGATCGATCTGATCCGGAAGGGCCTCGCCTCTTTCGCCGGCGTGGAGCGGCGCTTCCAATTGCGCGGGGAGCGGAACGACGTCATGGTCGTAGACGACTACGGCCACCACCCGACCGAGATCCGCGCCACCCTGTCGGCGGCCAAGCGGGGCTGGGACCGGCGTCTGGTGGTGCTCTTCCAGCCCCACCGGTACACGCGCACGCGGGACCTGCTGGAGGAGTTCGCCCGATCGTTCGACCTGGCCGACCTCCTGTTCGTGACCGAGATCTACGCGGCGAGCGAGTCCCCGATTCCCGGCGTGACCGGGGAAAAGCTGGCGGAGGCGGTCCGGGCCACGGGGCACCGCTCGGTGGAATGGGTGGAGGGGAAGGACCAGTTGGTGGAGCGGGTTCTACCCCACCTCAGGCCGGGCGACCTGGTCCTCACGCTCGGGGCCGGCGACGTCTGGAAGGCGGGACCGCAGATCCTGGAGCGGTTGTGA
- the murB gene encoding UDP-N-acetylmuramate dehydrogenase, which produces MSRIHRALSKQDLRAVVAGLRGKVKFDAPLADYTSFRIGGPADVLVLPADVEDLRRLVVQARAAKAPIFVLGGTNLLVRDKGIRGVVVNLSRLNAIKDEPGHVVYAEGGVGMPTLMKHAISRSLSGLEWAAGIPGTVAGCVVMNAGTRLGEMKDCLKAVRIVDRKGSVVDVPASAVRFSYRRAILPRGIVVGAWLQLKPGSREKIESVVKEYLRHRKETQPLALPSAGCVFKNPPHDSAGRLIESVGLKGATVGDAQVSGKHANFVVNVGRASAEDVIALIKQVGRTVEERAGVTLELELKIVGQP; this is translated from the coding sequence ATGAGCCGGATCCATCGAGCCTTGAGCAAACAGGACCTGCGCGCGGTTGTCGCCGGTCTGCGTGGAAAGGTGAAGTTCGACGCGCCGCTCGCCGACTATACCTCGTTCAGGATCGGGGGACCGGCGGACGTGCTGGTGCTCCCCGCCGACGTGGAGGATCTCAGGCGGCTGGTCGTCCAAGCCCGCGCGGCGAAGGCGCCGATCTTCGTGCTCGGGGGGACGAACCTGCTCGTGCGCGACAAGGGCATCCGGGGCGTCGTGGTGAACCTCTCGCGGCTGAACGCGATCAAGGACGAGCCGGGCCACGTGGTCTATGCGGAGGGCGGGGTCGGGATGCCGACGCTGATGAAGCATGCGATCAGCCGGTCGCTCTCCGGGCTCGAATGGGCGGCGGGCATCCCGGGCACGGTGGCCGGGTGCGTGGTCATGAACGCCGGCACGAGGCTGGGCGAGATGAAGGATTGCCTGAAGGCCGTGCGGATCGTGGACCGGAAGGGTTCGGTCGTGGACGTGCCGGCCTCGGCCGTCCGCTTCAGCTACCGCCGGGCGATCCTGCCGCGCGGCATCGTGGTCGGGGCCTGGCTCCAACTCAAGCCCGGCTCCCGCGAGAAGATCGAATCGGTCGTGAAGGAATACCTGCGGCACAGGAAGGAGACCCAGCCGCTGGCCCTGCCGAGCGCCGGCTGCGTCTTCAAGAACCCGCCGCACGACTCGGCCGGCCGCCTGATCGAGTCGGTCGGGTTGAAGGGGGCCACGGTCGGCGACGCCCAGGTCTCCGGGAAGCACGCGAACTTCGTGGTCAACGTGGGCCGGGCCTCGGCCGAAGACGTGATCGCGCTGATCAAGCAGGTCGGCCGGACGGTCGAGGAGCGGGCCGGCGTCACGCTGGAGCTGGAATTGAAGATCGTCGGCCAACCGTAA
- a CDS encoding D-alanine--D-alanine ligase, producing the protein MRKKTHHRSPITHHELLTRARIGVVMGGRSAEREISLRTGRAVHQALLRRGYDAVAIDARAPLLPQLRAKKVGLVFLALHGPGGEDGTIQGLLDSIGMPYTGSGVRASAVAMHKVTTKALLAYHGIPVASGTVVRAGQDAGRAPLPAGLRWPVVVKPASQGSTIGVSIVRRPAEWLPALRRAHVYDEEAVVEAYIPGREVTVSVLAGRREPVALPPVEVVAPGGFYDYSAKYQKGRTGYLCPAPLSASVTGLVLKLAVKTFLVVGCEGAARVDFRVTKRGRPYVLEVNTIPGMTETSLLPMAAAQAGLDYDSLTERILESALQRAKASGGAEKIWGGRGL; encoded by the coding sequence ATGAGGAAGAAGACGCATCACCGATCACCCATCACCCATCACGAGTTGCTGACGAGGGCCAGGATCGGGGTCGTGATGGGGGGGCGGTCGGCCGAACGGGAGATCTCGCTCCGGACGGGACGGGCCGTGCACCAGGCGCTGCTCCGGCGCGGGTACGACGCGGTGGCGATCGACGCGCGCGCCCCGCTCCTGCCGCAACTGCGGGCCAAGAAGGTGGGGCTGGTGTTCCTGGCCCTGCACGGGCCCGGCGGGGAGGACGGGACGATCCAGGGGCTCCTGGATTCGATCGGCATGCCCTACACCGGGTCCGGCGTCCGGGCCAGCGCCGTCGCCATGCACAAGGTGACGACGAAGGCGCTGCTGGCCTACCACGGGATTCCGGTCGCGTCCGGGACCGTGGTGCGGGCCGGCCAGGACGCCGGTCGCGCCCCGCTCCCGGCCGGCCTGCGCTGGCCGGTCGTCGTGAAACCGGCCTCCCAGGGCTCCACGATCGGGGTCTCGATCGTCCGCCGTCCGGCCGAATGGCTGCCCGCTCTGCGGCGCGCCCACGTCTACGACGAGGAAGCGGTCGTCGAGGCCTACATCCCGGGACGGGAAGTGACCGTCTCGGTCCTGGCGGGACGGCGGGAGCCGGTGGCCCTGCCGCCGGTGGAGGTCGTGGCGCCGGGCGGGTTCTACGACTACTCGGCGAAGTATCAGAAGGGACGGACTGGCTACCTCTGCCCCGCGCCCTTGTCCGCGTCGGTCACCGGACTGGTGCTCAAGCTGGCCGTGAAGACGTTCCTCGTCGTAGGCTGCGAGGGGGCGGCCCGGGTGGATTTCCGCGTGACGAAGCGGGGGCGGCCCTACGTCCTGGAGGTGAACACGATTCCGGGGATGACCGAGACCAGCCTGCTCCCGATGGCTGCGGCTCAGGCGGGCCTCGACTACGACTCGTTGACCGAGCGGATCCTGGAGTCGGCCCTCCAGCGGGCCAAGGCTTCCGGCGGGGCGGAGAAGATCTGGGGCGGGAGAGGCCTGTAA
- a CDS encoding FtsQ-type POTRA domain-containing protein, with protein sequence MRRKGASRPGPIGRRWQAVRVKTEPGWLLLWAAGLAILGWGWSAAYERAEPVLHEWLEIREVTVTGIRQVTRAEVLERLALAPGETQWSVRPQVLATRLEVHPWIKRAVVSRSLPHGLDVAIVERQPAAVLRAPGLRLLLDGEGSVLTVLSPGEDPGLPLLVGVEPEGLMQGEERARRAAQTGIKLAGLLENEFPDRPEVDLGNPDNAVAYVGGLRFHFGPSPFEEKWDRYRKITTHCTSDPLLRPVAQRVATGLPEQGAPGNGCPARRVDQGDDSNRSNEVDLRYPGKVILRERG encoded by the coding sequence GTGCGGCGAAAGGGCGCTTCCCGGCCCGGCCCGATCGGCCGACGCTGGCAGGCCGTCCGTGTGAAGACGGAGCCGGGCTGGCTGCTCCTGTGGGCCGCCGGCCTTGCGATTCTGGGCTGGGGCTGGTCCGCGGCCTACGAGCGGGCCGAGCCGGTGCTGCACGAATGGCTGGAGATCCGCGAGGTGACGGTGACCGGCATCCGGCAGGTCACGAGGGCGGAAGTGCTGGAGCGGCTGGCCCTCGCGCCGGGCGAGACCCAGTGGTCGGTACGCCCTCAAGTCCTCGCGACGAGGCTGGAGGTGCATCCCTGGATCAAGCGGGCGGTCGTGTCCCGTTCGCTGCCGCACGGGCTCGACGTGGCGATCGTCGAGCGTCAGCCGGCCGCCGTGCTCCGGGCTCCTGGGCTGCGGCTTCTCCTCGACGGGGAGGGTTCCGTGCTGACGGTCCTGTCGCCCGGCGAGGACCCGGGCCTGCCCCTGTTGGTCGGCGTGGAGCCGGAGGGCCTCATGCAGGGGGAGGAGCGGGCCCGCCGCGCCGCGCAGACCGGCATCAAGCTGGCCGGGCTGCTGGAGAACGAGTTCCCGGACCGGCCGGAGGTGGACCTGGGCAACCCGGACAACGCCGTCGCCTACGTCGGGGGGCTCCGGTTCCACTTCGGCCCCTCGCCGTTCGAGGAGAAGTGGGACCGGTACCGGAAAATCACCACCCATTGCACATCCGACCCTTTGCTACGACCCGTTGCCCAACGAGTTGCAACGGGTCTTCCGGAGCAAGGGGCTCCAGGCAATGGGTGCCCGGCCCGGCGTGTGGACCAGGGCGACGACTCGAACCGGAGCAACGAAGTGGACCTGCGCTATCCAGGCAAGGTGATCCTGCGCGAAAGGGGGTAA